From a region of the Candidatus Methylomirabilis limnetica genome:
- a CDS encoding type II toxin-antitoxin system VapC family toxin encodes MRFWDTSAIIPLCLEEPQTPLLMRLTEEDGAIAAWWGTPIECCSALARLRREGILSRRSEAQARTILMALAADWTEIAPSQAVREQAMRALLLHPLHAVDSLQ; translated from the coding sequence ATGAGGTTCTGGGATACCTCTGCCATCATCCCACTCTGTCTCGAAGAGCCCCAAACCCCCTTACTGATGCGGCTTACCGAGGAGGATGGTGCTATTGCCGCATGGTGGGGCACGCCGATCGAGTGTTGCTCCGCCTTAGCCAGGCTCAGACGCGAGGGCATCCTGTCCAGACGGTCAGAAGCGCAGGCGCGCACGATCCTCATGGCGCTTGCCGCCGACTGGACAGAGATCGCGCCGAGCCAGGCAGTCCGGGAGCAGGCCATGCGGGCGCTCCTGCTTCATCCGCTCCATGCAGTGGACTCTCTTCAGTGA
- a CDS encoding glycosyltransferase, with the protein MKICLVGPFPPLRGGIAHYNAQLGLELMTRHEIAVISFSRQYPAILFPGRTQFDTGSPPVGLTSEAILDSINPLSWLRTGRRIAEIAPDLVIVHWWHPFFGLCLGTTVSLARRRSRASVIFICHNVVPHEPFPLASGLTRFALASGDAWLVHSETDRQDLESLNLRGHTLLVPQPPGQGFGAPIDKEEAKSRLGLSGNTLLFFGLIRSYKGLPGLLEAMPLVLQKVNCTLLVVGEFYEGKDRCLSLISDLGLASHVRVIDRFVPDNEVSLYFSAADLVVLPYESATQSAIVPIAFAFERPVVATRVGGLPEAVRDGETGLLVEPRNPTALAEAIIRFYEEDMGGIFRRHILKQQRFSWGELAATLETAAISRTSQ; encoded by the coding sequence ATGAAGATCTGCCTCGTCGGCCCCTTCCCCCCTTTACGAGGGGGGATCGCCCATTATAACGCCCAGCTCGGGCTGGAGCTGATGACGCGTCACGAGATCGCGGTGATCTCCTTTTCGCGCCAGTATCCGGCCATACTGTTTCCTGGGCGAACGCAGTTCGACACGGGCTCCCCGCCTGTGGGGCTCACTAGTGAAGCGATCCTCGACTCAATTAATCCTCTGAGCTGGCTCCGTACCGGCCGCCGGATCGCTGAGATCGCTCCCGACTTGGTTATTGTTCACTGGTGGCACCCTTTCTTCGGCCTGTGCCTCGGGACGACAGTGAGCCTGGCCAGAAGGCGATCTCGCGCCAGCGTCATCTTCATCTGCCACAATGTTGTTCCGCACGAACCGTTTCCCTTGGCGAGCGGACTGACAAGGTTCGCGCTGGCCTCAGGCGATGCGTGGCTCGTCCACTCCGAGACCGACCGACAAGATCTGGAGTCGCTCAATCTGCGAGGCCACACACTTCTGGTCCCTCAACCTCCGGGGCAAGGGTTCGGAGCACCGATCGACAAAGAGGAGGCGAAGAGTCGTCTCGGCCTTTCCGGAAATACCCTTCTCTTCTTCGGCCTGATCCGTAGCTACAAGGGGCTTCCAGGATTGCTCGAGGCGATGCCCCTCGTGCTCCAAAAGGTGAACTGTACCCTCCTCGTGGTCGGAGAGTTCTACGAGGGGAAGGACCGCTGCCTGAGCCTCATCAGCGACTTGGGCCTCGCGTCGCACGTCCGGGTCATCGATCGCTTCGTTCCGGACAACGAGGTCAGCCTCTACTTTTCCGCAGCCGACCTGGTCGTGCTCCCCTACGAATCGGCCACACAGAGCGCCATCGTCCCGATCGCCTTTGCCTTCGAGCGGCCCGTGGTGGCCACTCGCGTGGGCGGGCTGCCGGAGGCGGTCCGTGACGGCGAAACCGGCCTTCTGGTAGAGCCGCGCAACCCAACCGCGTTGGCGGAGGCGATCATCCGCTTCTACGAGGAAGACATGGGGGGCATATTTCGCCGGCATATCCTGAAGCAGCAGCGCTTTTCCTGGGGCGAACTGGCCGCCACGCTGGAGACTGCGGCGATCAGCCGTACTTCGCAGTGA
- a CDS encoding type II toxin-antitoxin system Phd/YefM family antitoxin, whose protein sequence is MSITKSTAVSKLKATLSACLAQVKAGEEIIVTERGKPIAKLIPFSPDHSLLPSHLIEMVRAGLIRIGSLHLPDGFRDMPRPADPQGAGITAVLEERAEGR, encoded by the coding sequence ATGTCCATTACGAAAAGCACAGCCGTCTCGAAGCTCAAGGCGACGCTCAGCGCATGCCTCGCCCAGGTGAAGGCGGGGGAAGAGATTATTGTGACGGAGCGGGGCAAGCCGATCGCTAAACTCATCCCTTTTTCTCCTGACCACTCTCTTCTGCCGTCCCACCTGATCGAGATGGTCCGCGCCGGGCTCATTCGCATCGGCTCGCTCCACCTGCCGGACGGGTTCCGGGACATGCCGCGCCCCGCTGATCCTCAAGGCGCCGGGATCACTGCGGTCTTGGAAGAACGGGCAGAGGGGCGATGA
- the vapC gene encoding type II toxin-antitoxin system VapC family toxin, with amino-acid sequence MADGWVLIDTSAWIHALRPAGDPLVRQQVHALLSEGRAATCEMVVLELVGGTRSESEYRELCEDLEALQQCPITESVWRSAYRMTYTLRRKGLSIPATDQLIAAVALHYSCSLLHCDNHFDLLARHVRLPVYTP; translated from the coding sequence ATGGCTGATGGATGGGTCCTGATCGATACCTCGGCTTGGATCCACGCGTTGAGGCCGGCAGGCGATCCTCTTGTCAGACAACAAGTCCACGCGTTGCTCAGTGAGGGGCGCGCGGCCACGTGCGAAATGGTCGTCCTGGAGCTTGTCGGCGGCACGCGCTCGGAGAGCGAGTATCGCGAACTCTGCGAAGACCTGGAGGCGCTCCAGCAATGTCCGATTACGGAATCGGTCTGGAGATCGGCCTATCGGATGACTTACACCCTGCGACGTAAGGGTTTGTCCATTCCGGCGACGGATCAGCTCATCGCTGCTGTTGCTTTACACTACTCATGCAGTCTTCTTCACTGTGATAACCACTTTGATCTGCTGGCCCGCCATGTCAGGCTTCCTGTTTATACGCCGTAG
- a CDS encoding 6-pyruvoyl-tetrahydropterin synthase-related protein, with product MSTLLALLLTYGLLLWYLKPSLLFKPTITGGGDTIAHYVAARYLRDYLLPNGKLIGWMPGNLAGYPLFLFYFPLAFLLIAGFSLVVSFPIAFKLGTIAGTFGLPIASLVALRWIGCPFPIPALGAVLTLPFLLNAGNSMWGGNIPSTLAGEFSHSLSLTLLVLFMGALYRGVLERRYAGWCAVLFALTGLAHGYGMVMAAGMGLYFLAVTSEFRMTLLYLVRVYAVGGLLLGFWLIPLVWYLPYTTGFSITWEFTSILEIVPVVLWPIIVIAAVTVALTLRGKFSDKGWLRMIYYLTYPVVLSVTLYFVSPWLNLVDVRFLAFAQFFLVLLAAAGLGGLLMRLPRSLWRAAPVVIAVMTIAWVMPQVSFIPKWIQWNFSGMEQTPWWRYFIVVNSIALPGGPHSPRVVYQHSVLHDKAGTIRAFEALPLISGRPTLEGAYMQSSPTSPFVFYIQSELTDTPSCPFVPYKCSPFDPERALAHLELFNVKEVIAVTDRVKAALGSNPGYREEGEIGPYKIFQVRQGNGQYVVPLRYQPALVTDGDWKRLAYDWFQKPEWLEVPLLFPRPGDPVPPGVVPFRDLMEEPVKQVLSPECHVKDALGNEEVRFETECPGRPHLIKVSYHPKWRVEGADRIYLVSPSFMLVYPTAKQVRLVFGNRWPDYVGRVATAAGIALLLAETLVFLSRKRYSSLENPS from the coding sequence GTGAGCACGCTCTTGGCCCTCCTGCTGACCTACGGACTCCTTCTCTGGTACCTTAAACCCTCCCTCCTTTTCAAGCCGACTATCACTGGCGGTGGCGACACCATCGCACACTATGTCGCGGCAAGATATCTGCGGGATTACCTCTTGCCTAATGGAAAGCTTATTGGCTGGATGCCGGGCAACCTCGCCGGCTATCCCCTCTTCCTTTTCTATTTTCCCCTTGCCTTCCTGCTGATCGCCGGGTTCAGTCTTGTCGTCTCATTCCCTATTGCATTTAAGCTGGGGACTATCGCCGGAACCTTCGGGCTCCCGATCGCCTCCCTCGTTGCGCTCCGCTGGATCGGATGTCCGTTCCCCATTCCTGCGCTTGGCGCCGTTCTGACCCTTCCATTCCTGCTGAACGCAGGCAACAGCATGTGGGGTGGAAACATTCCGAGCACGCTGGCCGGCGAGTTTTCTCACAGCCTCTCACTTACGCTCCTCGTATTATTCATGGGTGCACTGTACCGAGGCGTCCTTGAGCGGCGGTACGCAGGCTGGTGTGCCGTACTCTTCGCCCTTACCGGATTAGCGCACGGATACGGGATGGTGATGGCGGCGGGTATGGGGCTGTACTTCCTTGCTGTGACCTCGGAGTTCCGGATGACGCTCCTGTACCTGGTGCGGGTGTATGCTGTGGGCGGGCTGCTGCTGGGATTCTGGTTGATTCCGCTCGTCTGGTACCTTCCTTACACTACCGGGTTCTCCATTACCTGGGAGTTTACATCTATCCTGGAGATCGTTCCGGTCGTGCTATGGCCCATCATCGTCATTGCGGCGGTCACAGTAGCCTTGACACTGCGGGGGAAATTTAGCGACAAGGGATGGCTTCGGATGATCTACTACCTGACCTACCCTGTGGTGCTATCGGTCACCCTGTATTTTGTTTCACCCTGGCTGAACCTTGTAGATGTCAGGTTCCTGGCCTTTGCGCAGTTTTTTCTCGTCCTCTTGGCCGCAGCCGGTCTCGGTGGACTTCTGATGCGGCTACCGCGTTCACTCTGGCGAGCGGCGCCTGTCGTCATCGCCGTGATGACTATCGCCTGGGTCATGCCTCAGGTGTCGTTTATCCCCAAATGGATCCAGTGGAATTTTTCCGGAATGGAGCAGACACCGTGGTGGCGATACTTTATTGTCGTGAATTCTATTGCGCTACCAGGCGGCCCCCACAGTCCCAGAGTCGTGTACCAACATTCGGTTCTCCATGATAAGGCCGGTACGATCAGGGCTTTTGAGGCTCTCCCCCTTATATCGGGCCGCCCAACGCTCGAAGGGGCCTACATGCAGTCCTCTCCGACCTCCCCGTTCGTGTTCTACATCCAGTCTGAACTAACGGACACTCCTTCTTGTCCCTTCGTTCCCTACAAATGTTCGCCATTCGACCCGGAGCGGGCACTCGCCCATTTGGAGCTGTTCAACGTCAAAGAGGTGATTGCCGTCACGGATAGGGTGAAGGCTGCCCTGGGGTCGAATCCTGGGTACCGCGAGGAGGGGGAAATCGGACCCTACAAGATCTTCCAGGTCCGTCAAGGCAACGGCCAGTATGTTGTACCGCTTCGATACCAGCCTGCCCTCGTGACCGATGGCGACTGGAAACGACTCGCTTATGACTGGTTCCAAAAACCGGAATGGCTGGAGGTACCGCTCCTTTTCCCACGACCCGGCGATCCGGTACCGCCGGGAGTCGTGCCGTTTCGTGACTTAATGGAGGAGCCCGTTAAACAGGTCCTTTCGCCCGAATGCCACGTGAAAGACGCCTTGGGCAATGAGGAGGTTCGGTTTGAGACCGAGTGCCCTGGTCGCCCGCACCTGATCAAGGTCTCGTATCACCCGAAATGGCGCGTTGAGGGCGCCGATCGGATCTATCTGGTGTCACCATCATTCATGCTGGTCTATCCCACGGCCAAGCAGGTCCGGCTCGTCTTCGGCAATCGCTGGCCTGATTATGTTGGACGGGTTGCCACAGCGGCCGGAATCGCGTTGCTCCTCGCTGAAACGCTTGTATTTCTTTCGAGGAAAAGATACAGTTCCTTAGAAAATCCCTCCTAA
- a CDS encoding ISAzo13 family transposase, which translates to MNTLPELRRKFRSVWPLLDERTRRIMAANEAVSLGFGGISVVHRACGLSRRAIAKGVREIQEGIVPSEGRIRCPGAGRKSITVSDPRLLDALEEMIDGQTRGDPQSPLRWICKSTRAIARQLGRNKHPVSHAKVAQILHDLNYSLQSNRKTEEGTDHPDRDAQFRHINAAVKRRLAQGIPVISVDTKKKELIGNYNNAGQQWLPAKQPKKVQGHDFPSPEVPRAYPYGIYDLGRNAGFVNVGTDHDTGEFAVASIRGWWHFEGRRLYPDTATLLITADGGGSNGSRLRLWKLELQKFADQTGMCLSVCHFPPGTSKWNKIEHRLFSFITSNWRGEPLRDYETIVNLIARTTTAKGLKVTCRLDRRKYPTGRKVSDEEMKRINVERNKFHGDWNYVIRPKATERS; encoded by the coding sequence ATGAACACCCTGCCCGAGTTGAGACGGAAGTTTCGTTCTGTGTGGCCGCTTTTGGACGAGCGCACGCGCCGCATCATGGCTGCTAATGAAGCCGTGAGTTTGGGCTTTGGTGGAATCTCTGTGGTGCATCGCGCGTGTGGATTGTCGCGACGGGCCATCGCCAAAGGAGTCCGCGAAATTCAAGAAGGGATAGTGCCATCGGAAGGTCGCATCCGTTGTCCCGGAGCAGGGCGCAAGTCCATCACCGTTTCCGACCCACGTCTGTTGGATGCATTGGAAGAGATGATTGATGGCCAAACGCGAGGCGATCCACAGTCCCCCCTGCGATGGATTTGTAAAAGCACGCGGGCGATTGCCAGGCAGCTTGGCAGGAACAAGCACCCGGTCAGCCATGCAAAGGTCGCGCAGATTCTTCACGATCTGAACTATAGTCTGCAGAGCAATCGGAAGACCGAGGAGGGCACAGACCACCCCGACCGCGATGCGCAATTTCGGCACATCAATGCTGCGGTAAAGAGACGCCTGGCGCAAGGCATTCCTGTGATTTCGGTGGACACAAAAAAGAAGGAACTCATCGGCAACTACAACAATGCCGGTCAGCAATGGCTTCCGGCAAAGCAGCCCAAAAAAGTTCAAGGTCACGACTTCCCCAGCCCAGAAGTGCCACGCGCCTATCCGTATGGTATTTACGACCTCGGACGCAACGCCGGTTTTGTCAATGTGGGGACCGACCATGACACTGGAGAATTTGCCGTGGCCTCGATTCGCGGGTGGTGGCATTTTGAAGGACGACGGCTGTATCCGGATACGGCAACGCTTCTGATCACTGCCGACGGCGGGGGGAGCAATGGGTCGCGGTTGCGGCTTTGGAAGTTGGAGTTGCAGAAGTTTGCTGATCAAACCGGCATGTGCCTTTCCGTCTGTCATTTTCCTCCCGGCACCAGCAAATGGAACAAGATCGAACACCGGCTGTTTTCCTTTATCACGTCAAATTGGCGTGGTGAACCGTTGCGGGATTACGAAACGATCGTCAATCTCATCGCCAGGACGACCACGGCGAAGGGGCTGAAAGTGACGTGTAGATTGGATCGCCGGAAATATCCAACCGGACGCAAGGTTAGCGATGAAGAGATGAAGCGCATCAATGTGGAACGTAATAAGTTTCATGGCGACTGGAACTACGTCATAAGACCAAAAGCTACAGAGCGAAGTTGA
- a CDS encoding B12-binding domain-containing radical SAM protein: MAGRRLKVLLVNPSWDGLVSRKGRRFNRTWPPLDLLNCAALLEQDGHSASIIDARATPTPLDAIRDAATQHDLVFITSAPIDRWQCPNLDLSPFLAVTHLVEPDKLYVMGTHGTVAPGELLNMTRARAVIRGEPELAVRALCDGKDPSEVPGISYLQGGTLINTPEGNPIDLTTLPLPAFHLLDLRNYRYEVLGGRFALLEATRGCHYRCSFCLLKMYGKGYRKKDPEQVIREVTYLVREAGAETGYFIDLEFTAVRDDVWDLCERLASAKLSFEWACQTRADYVDGPLLQLMKRAGCRLIHFGVESGSARILAETNKRITLEQIERGIAETKQSGIDQVCFFMFGFPGETAEDMEATIAFAKRLNPTYASFHAVTPYLGTTLYEMSGASELFPDVLSKEHDPRLLQAVADRAFREFYLRPAVLWSRIRRVDLHLWRRQAALFWDYVRPAFS, encoded by the coding sequence ATGGCGGGAAGGCGACTGAAAGTCCTGCTGGTCAATCCGAGCTGGGACGGGCTGGTAAGCCGAAAAGGACGCCGGTTCAATCGGACATGGCCTCCCCTTGACCTGCTGAACTGCGCGGCACTGCTGGAACAGGATGGACATAGCGCCAGCATCATCGATGCCCGCGCCACGCCCACCCCACTCGATGCGATTCGAGACGCCGCGACGCAGCACGATCTGGTGTTTATCACCTCAGCGCCGATTGATCGGTGGCAATGCCCCAACCTTGATCTCAGCCCATTCCTGGCCGTTACACATCTGGTAGAACCCGACAAGCTGTACGTCATGGGGACACATGGGACCGTTGCGCCTGGCGAACTTCTCAACATGACGCGGGCGCGGGCCGTGATCCGTGGTGAGCCTGAACTGGCGGTCCGAGCGCTCTGTGATGGCAAAGATCCTTCCGAGGTGCCGGGTATTAGCTATCTGCAAGGGGGCACGCTCATCAATACCCCGGAAGGAAACCCCATAGATCTGACAACCCTGCCACTGCCCGCTTTTCATCTCCTCGACCTCCGCAACTACCGTTACGAAGTCCTCGGCGGCAGGTTTGCCCTACTTGAAGCGACGCGCGGTTGTCACTATCGATGTTCTTTCTGCCTCCTCAAGATGTACGGCAAAGGCTACCGTAAGAAAGATCCTGAGCAGGTTATCCGTGAGGTGACGTATCTGGTTCGAGAGGCAGGAGCCGAGACAGGCTACTTCATCGATCTCGAGTTTACTGCGGTCCGCGACGACGTCTGGGATCTCTGTGAACGACTGGCGTCAGCGAAGTTATCCTTCGAGTGGGCGTGCCAGACCAGGGCCGATTATGTGGACGGGCCGCTTCTGCAATTGATGAAGCGGGCCGGCTGTCGGCTCATCCACTTCGGCGTGGAAAGCGGTTCAGCCAGAATTCTTGCCGAAACTAACAAGCGGATTACTCTTGAGCAGATCGAACGGGGAATTGCAGAGACGAAGCAGTCAGGAATCGATCAGGTCTGTTTCTTCATGTTCGGCTTTCCGGGAGAGACCGCCGAGGATATGGAGGCGACAATCGCATTTGCCAAGCGACTGAACCCAACCTATGCGTCGTTTCATGCCGTGACTCCCTACCTGGGCACGACGCTGTACGAGATGAGCGGCGCCTCGGAACTGTTCCCCGACGTGCTGAGCAAGGAGCACGATCCCCGTCTCCTTCAGGCCGTCGCCGACCGGGCCTTCCGCGAGTTCTACCTGCGACCGGCGGTGCTCTGGTCCAGGATTCGCCGGGTAGACCTTCACCTTTGGCGCCGACAGGCCGCACTGTTCTGGGACTACGTGCGACCGGCCTTCTCCTAG
- a CDS encoding type II toxin-antitoxin system VapB family antitoxin: MRTTLEIDERLMKQAQALSKAKTKKELIHRSLEALIRQQRVKRLIGRLGCFPLQLTPKGLTRLRADG, encoded by the coding sequence ATGAGAACCACATTGGAGATTGATGAGAGGCTCATGAAGCAGGCCCAGGCGCTCAGCAAGGCCAAGACGAAGAAGGAACTCATCCATCGCTCTCTGGAGGCGCTTATTCGCCAGCAGCGGGTCAAGCGTCTGATTGGAAGGCTGGGATGTTTCCCTCTTCAGCTCACCCCAAAAGGGCTGACCAGGCTTCGTGCCGATGGCTGA
- a CDS encoding IPTL-CTERM sorting domain-containing protein produces the protein MSSRARVAFSKKLALSLLAPAILAGTVIAPMSVDARVQQRIDIASDGTVYQYLCSDAQPAGTDHDRLTNVSMSIAFNSAATVVQTVSSGTTLIAKVPATPLTALAQGKRTGTLSLAACTPAVTFSATGAGSWASGATTVAGFGDAGLTLISALAPVASITNNVNCGDSVYGFGGTATCSIADAAAQPVDGISLSLNQGILFVYNGNSFITPNTAGTLNVSGGGAGFDVAAGSLVDNATGDSDTTSVTVTTTTTTTTTTTTTTTTIPVVPTVGNWGMMVLGAAFLGAMAWMVRARRNHLQ, from the coding sequence ATGAGTTCTAGAGCAAGAGTTGCTTTCAGCAAGAAGTTGGCTCTGTCTCTGCTGGCCCCCGCGATCCTTGCGGGAACGGTTATCGCCCCGATGAGTGTCGATGCACGGGTGCAGCAGCGCATCGACATTGCCAGCGATGGAACCGTCTATCAGTACCTCTGTTCGGATGCACAGCCGGCTGGGACCGATCATGACCGTCTGACCAACGTCTCAATGTCTATCGCCTTCAATTCTGCGGCGACGGTGGTTCAAACCGTCAGCAGCGGGACTACCCTGATTGCCAAGGTACCGGCGACCCCTCTTACCGCTCTGGCTCAGGGGAAGCGGACCGGGACCCTGTCGCTGGCCGCCTGCACGCCCGCCGTGACCTTCTCTGCCACTGGTGCCGGGTCATGGGCCTCTGGCGCCACCACGGTGGCTGGATTCGGTGATGCCGGCCTGACACTGATCAGCGCGCTCGCCCCTGTCGCCAGCATCACGAACAACGTGAATTGTGGCGACAGCGTGTATGGGTTTGGGGGAACCGCCACGTGTTCGATTGCTGATGCTGCCGCACAGCCTGTCGACGGGATCAGCTTGAGTCTGAACCAGGGCATCCTCTTTGTCTATAATGGGAATTCGTTCATCACCCCGAACACCGCAGGGACGCTGAACGTATCCGGCGGCGGCGCGGGCTTCGACGTCGCAGCTGGCAGCCTTGTTGATAACGCCACAGGCGATTCTGATACCACCAGCGTTACGGTAACCACCACCACGACGACCACGACGACCACGACGACCACCACGACGACGATTCCGGTGGTCCCGACGGTCGGTAACTGGGGAATGATGGTGTTGGGAGCGGCGTTCCTGGGTGCGATGGCTTGGATGGTGAGAGCTCGAAGAAATCACCTGCAGTAA